The proteins below are encoded in one region of Bacteroidales bacterium:
- a CDS encoding PorV/PorQ family protein has protein sequence MIKKILLIASVVFYSVYTNAQAPKYSNEFLAIGVGARALGMSNAVVSITDDVTSGYWNPAGLTHIESDLQLGLMHSEYFAGIAKYDYGALAKKIDEKSAGAFSFIRFAVDDIPNTTELIDAEGNIDYDRITTFSAADYAFIFSYGRKLNENLRVGANAKIVHRKVGDFARSWGFGLDAGAQYKYNKWLFGATARDITSTFNAWSFDIPENMKEVFSLTGNEIPTNSIEVTLPKLIISASRKFNLSPNFIFMPVVDVDFTFDGKRNVYFRTNFISADPHFGGELSYKNIVFLRGGIGNVQYVTNLSGKKVTSYQPNMGIGIRIKNKLEIDYALTDLLDKSIAIYSNIFSLRININKGENNAD, from the coding sequence ATGATAAAGAAAATCTTATTAATCGCTTCGGTTGTATTTTATAGTGTTTATACAAATGCGCAAGCACCAAAATACAGTAATGAGTTTCTTGCTATCGGAGTAGGAGCAAGGGCGCTTGGTATGTCGAATGCTGTAGTAAGCATTACCGATGATGTAACTTCGGGTTACTGGAATCCTGCGGGATTAACGCATATCGAATCCGACCTTCAGCTTGGATTAATGCACTCTGAATATTTTGCAGGCATTGCTAAATATGATTATGGTGCATTAGCAAAAAAGATTGATGAAAAGAGTGCCGGAGCTTTTTCTTTTATCCGTTTTGCAGTTGATGATATTCCTAATACTACTGAACTTATTGATGCCGAAGGCAATATTGATTATGATCGTATTACCACTTTTTCTGCTGCTGATTATGCTTTTATCTTTTCGTATGGTAGAAAATTAAACGAGAATCTAAGAGTAGGCGCCAATGCTAAAATTGTTCATCGTAAAGTTGGCGATTTTGCTCGTTCATGGGGCTTTGGTCTTGATGCAGGAGCTCAATATAAATATAATAAATGGTTATTTGGAGCTACTGCACGTGATATTACTTCCACTTTCAATGCTTGGAGTTTTGATATCCCCGAAAATATGAAAGAAGTTTTTTCTTTAACAGGAAATGAAATTCCAACCAATTCAATTGAAGTTACATTACCAAAATTGATAATTTCAGCCAGCCGTAAATTTAATCTTTCTCCGAATTTTATTTTTATGCCTGTTGTGGATGTTGACTTTACTTTTGACGGGAAAAGAAATGTTTATTTCAGAACGAATTTCATTAGCGCTGACCCTCATTTTGGCGGAGAATTATCATATAAAAATATTGTATTTCTTCGTGGTGGCATTGGGAATGTTCAGTATGTAACAAATTTATCCGGTAAAAAGGTTACAAGCTATCAGCCTAATATGGGAATAGGGATTCGCATTAAAAATAAACTTGAAATTGATTATGCATTAACCGATTTATTGGATAAATCAATTGCCATTTATTCAAATATTTTTTCGTTAAGAATTAATATTAATAAAGGTGAAAATAATGCAGACTAA
- a CDS encoding PatB family C-S lyase, with amino-acid sequence MKYNFDEIIQRENTACVKYDLRKELFGREDVIPMWVADMDFKSPDFVVKVLHERLSHEIYGYSIRPEGFYNSIINWLQKRHAWKIQREWISVSPGVVPAMAICVQAFTKPGDKIIIQPPVYHPFFHVVEKNQRQLVCNPLKNINNYYHFDFDDLEQKIDKQTRMLILSNPHNPVGRVWTKDELIRLSEICIRNNIIILSDEIHSDLIYRKYKHIPLASISEEISQHVITAIAPSKTFNLAGLSTSALIIPNKKLFSIYESTLNNIEIGMGNLFGNIALEAAYTHGEDWLEQLLDYLQKNIDFIKVFLQKNLPDIKLIEPEGTYLLWLDFRNLKLNQNELNDILIKKAKVGFNDGAIFGKEGEGFQRMNIACPLSVIEKALTQIKEAIIN; translated from the coding sequence ATGAAATATAATTTTGACGAAATAATTCAACGCGAAAACACAGCCTGTGTTAAATACGATTTGCGAAAAGAGTTATTTGGAAGGGAAGATGTAATACCTATGTGGGTTGCCGATATGGATTTCAAATCACCCGATTTTGTTGTAAAAGTTTTACATGAAAGGTTATCACATGAAATTTATGGCTACTCCATAAGACCAGAAGGATTTTATAATTCTATAATCAACTGGCTTCAAAAACGACATGCCTGGAAAATACAACGCGAATGGATTTCTGTAAGTCCCGGTGTTGTACCTGCAATGGCTATATGTGTACAAGCCTTCACTAAACCCGGTGACAAAATAATTATTCAGCCGCCGGTTTATCATCCGTTTTTTCATGTTGTTGAAAAAAATCAACGACAATTGGTTTGCAATCCGTTAAAAAATATCAATAACTATTATCATTTTGATTTTGATGATTTGGAACAAAAAATTGATAAGCAAACTCGAATGTTAATTTTATCAAACCCGCACAACCCGGTTGGACGTGTATGGACAAAAGATGAATTAATTCGCTTGAGTGAAATCTGCATCAGGAATAATATTATTATTTTATCCGACGAAATTCATTCCGATTTAATTTACCGAAAATACAAACACATTCCTTTGGCTTCAATTTCGGAAGAAATTTCACAGCATGTTATTACAGCAATAGCTCCCAGCAAAACATTTAATTTAGCAGGGCTAAGCACTTCGGCATTAATAATTCCAAATAAAAAATTATTCAGCATATACGAATCAACTCTTAACAATATTGAAATTGGTATGGGCAACTTGTTTGGGAATATTGCACTCGAAGCAGCATACACTCATGGCGAAGACTGGCTGGAACAACTGCTGGATTATTTGCAAAAGAATATTGATTTTATAAAAGTTTTTTTACAGAAAAATTTACCCGATATAAAACTTATTGAACCGGAAGGAACGTATTTGCTATGGCTTGATTTCAGAAATTTAAAATTAAATCAAAATGAGTTAAATGATATTCTTATCAAAAAAGCAAAAGTCGGGTTTAATGATGGGGCAATATTTGGCAAAGAAGGTGAAGGTTTTCAGCGAATGAATATCGCCTGTCCGCTTTCGGTTATTGAAAAAGCTTTAACCCAAATTAAAGAAGCTATTATAAATTAG
- a CDS encoding DUF2461 domain-containing protein, translating to MNVKFILKFLSDLKKNNNREWFNEHKTVYTEAKGQFETFVDTLIPEVAKFDNDVMRLTAKDCLFRIYNDTRFYKNKPPYKINMGAFIAKGGKNSGSAGYYFHLEPGSCFLGGGIYMPQSERLKLIRQEIYFKLDTFISIIENKNFKKYFGTIEGEKTSRVPKDFPKDYKGAEWLKYKSYSVLYPMKPELLAEKELMKTVLGVFSQLTPLNHFLNTALTN from the coding sequence ATGAATGTAAAATTTATTCTAAAATTTTTGAGTGATTTAAAGAAAAATAATAATCGCGAATGGTTTAATGAGCATAAAACTGTTTACACTGAAGCAAAAGGTCAGTTCGAAACATTTGTAGATACTCTTATTCCTGAAGTTGCAAAATTCGATAATGATGTAATGCGCCTTACTGCAAAAGATTGTCTTTTCAGGATATATAATGATACCCGTTTTTACAAAAACAAACCACCATATAAAATAAATATGGGAGCTTTTATTGCTAAGGGCGGTAAAAATTCAGGTAGTGCCGGGTATTATTTTCATCTTGAACCGGGCTCTTGTTTTTTAGGAGGAGGAATATATATGCCACAATCCGAAAGGTTAAAATTAATAAGGCAGGAAATTTATTTTAAACTGGATACTTTTATTTCAATAATTGAAAATAAAAATTTTAAAAAATATTTCGGAACAATTGAAGGTGAGAAAACAAGCCGCGTACCTAAAGATTTTCCAAAAGATTACAAAGGTGCCGAGTGGTTGAAGTATAAAAGTTATTCAGTTTTATACCCCATGAAACCTGAATTATTAGCAGAGAAAGAATTAATGAAAACAGTACTGGGCGTTTTTTCTCAATTAACTCCGCTAAACCACTTTTTAAATACAGCATTAACCAATTGA